A genomic stretch from Bacillus marinisedimentorum includes:
- a CDS encoding DUF1643 domain-containing protein, whose amino-acid sequence MKEFPLEYPSLVLKEKIKSEGDDHYRYALNIPLSDQPKNKVVVIMKNPSVASHTNGDQTANRVINYCHRKGFDYITIVNLFAYRTPDAKTLKTKAGEIDIIGPENDSHIHRAIEDADTVILAWGNYPAGLKAKYDNRVRNILQLIEGKNLFYIDKISNKGIYPLHGMVWGYKMEMLPFIPEKMGV is encoded by the coding sequence TTGAAGGAATTCCCATTGGAGTACCCATCTTTAGTATTAAAGGAAAAAATCAAAAGTGAGGGGGACGATCACTATCGATATGCTTTGAACATCCCTTTAAGCGATCAACCGAAAAACAAAGTTGTGGTTATCATGAAAAATCCGAGTGTGGCATCACATACAAATGGCGATCAAACAGCAAACAGGGTCATTAACTACTGTCATCGAAAAGGGTTCGATTATATTACCATTGTGAACCTTTTTGCTTATCGAACACCGGATGCTAAAACGCTAAAAACAAAAGCAGGGGAAATAGACATCATTGGCCCGGAAAATGATTCCCATATTCATAGAGCAATAGAGGATGCGGACACCGTTATATTGGCGTGGGGGAACTATCCAGCGGGGCTAAAGGCAAAGTACGACAATAGAGTTCGGAATATTTTGCAATTAATTGAAGGCAAAAACCTATTTTATATCGATAAGATTTCTAATAAAGGCATTTATCCGCTGCATGGAATGGTCTGGGGATATAAGATGGAAATGCTTCCATTCATCCCTGAAAAAATGGGGGTGTAA